The genomic stretch ATGGGGCAATCATTTTGCCGGGTGTCACGATCGGTCCAAACGCCGTTGTCGCAGCAGGGGCAGTGGTGAACAAGGACGTTCCGGAAGGAGAGATCGTGGGAGGCGTACCCGCTCGCCCATTAGGACGGGTGGATGATTTAGTAGAGCGACTTCACCTCCAAACTCTCACATTGCCCTGGGCTGACCTGATTCTGAATCGCGAGGGAAGTTTTGATCCCAGGATCGAGGGAGAGCTGCTTGAGCAAAGGATTAAATTCTTTTTTGAATCTGAGCAGGTTGTTCAGAGCGAGAGTACGGGAGTTTAGGGGCTGTAGGGTCTAGAATCGTCGAAGCTGCATTTCAGAAAAGCCCCCCAGCAAAACAATCTATGCGAACGAAAGGCTTCCACCACGTTGCGATTATCTGTTCTAATTACGATCGCTCCAAGCAGTTCTACACTGAGATTTTGGGCTTTCCGATTATTCAGGAAACCTATCGGGCTGCCCGCAATTCCTACAAGCTGGATCTGAAAGTGGGCGAAGGAGATGCGATCGAGCTATTTTCCTTTCCCGACCCGCCCGATCGTCCCGGCCGTCCTGAGGCTTGCGGGTTGCGCCATCTGTCCTTTGCGGTTGAGGATCTGGATCAAGCCGTGGCGGAGTTGCAGTCAAAAGGCGTAGAAGTTGAGCCGATTCGCGTCGATGAGCTGACCGGAAAACGATTTACCTTCTTCCAAGACCCGGATCAGCTGCCGCTCGAAATCTATGAGGCTTAGCTTGCAGAAAGCTGAAATGACAGAAAGCTGAAATGCACAGAAAGCTGAGATTGCGGAAAGCTGAGATGACAGGAGGCTTAAATTACAGGCTGCTCTGCATCACCAGATCCCCTGCCGGAATTGGCGGGTCGGACGCTTTCTCAACCGTGATCAGCATTTTCTCAGGCGGTTTACTCAGTACAGCGGGAGCCTGCCAGCTGGTATTCGTCTGGTTTGCTGTGCCGCTATTAAACTCTCCGTAGAAAATAGGCTGAGCTTGCCCTGGCTCGATCGCCCAAAGCCGATAGACCCGATCCGCAGGCAATTGGGGCAGATTTTGAACCAGAACGATTACCACCTGCTGTCCCTGATTTACCACCAGACTCCCGGAAGCCTGGGTTGCCTCTCCCGTTCCCTGAAGGCTAAAGAGCTGTAAATTGGGCTGTTTGAGCGTGGCAATCAATGCTTGAGCCGCTGTATTTTCCTGACGCAAACGATAGTTATCCAGTGCCAGTGCGCCGATGACCAGAGCGGCAACCGCTCCCCCCAACCCCCACCAGAACTGGGGCGATCGACGGTAACTAATCTTCGGTTCCGATCGCGCCTGCTGCAAAATTGCCTCGCGCAGATGGGATGGCGGTTCCTCTGGGGGAAGTCCGTAGGGCATGAGTGCCAGTACCTCTTGAAGCTGAGCCATTTCCTGATGCAGATCAGGATGGGTGTCCAGCAGTTGCTTCAGCGTCTCCGCCTCCTCAGGGCTGAGGTCGCCAAGGGCATAGCCTGCCAGAAGTTCTTGCCAATTGTCGGGACGCGGAGATGAAGTCATTGCAGGGAATCGTAGAAGCAGGTGATCGGGAGAAGGAATAAAACGAAAGGTGCAGGC from Leptolyngbya ohadii IS1 encodes the following:
- the gloA2 gene encoding SMU1112c/YaeR family gloxylase I-like metalloprotein, coding for MRTKGFHHVAIICSNYDRSKQFYTEILGFPIIQETYRAARNSYKLDLKVGEGDAIELFSFPDPPDRPGRPEACGLRHLSFAVEDLDQAVAELQSKGVEVEPIRVDELTGKRFTFFQDPDQLPLEIYEA
- a CDS encoding anti-sigma factor: MTSSPRPDNWQELLAGYALGDLSPEEAETLKQLLDTHPDLHQEMAQLQEVLALMPYGLPPEEPPSHLREAILQQARSEPKISYRRSPQFWWGLGGAVAALVIGALALDNYRLRQENTAAQALIATLKQPNLQLFSLQGTGEATQASGSLVVNQGQQVVIVLVQNLPQLPADRVYRLWAIEPGQAQPIFYGEFNSGTANQTNTSWQAPAVLSKPPEKMLITVEKASDPPIPAGDLVMQSSL